In Candidatus Methylomirabilota bacterium, the genomic window CGTCGATGTCGTAGCAGTAGACGTTGCCCAGCCCGCCCACGCTCGGCTCGACGTCGCGCGGCACCGCGATGTCGATGAAGAACAGTGGCCGCGCCCGCCGCCCGTGCATGATCCGCGCGACCGCCTCCCGGGTGACGATCGGCTGCGGGGCGCCCGTGGACGTGATGGCGATGTCCACGGCCGCCAGCGCGGTCGGCAGCTCCTCGAAGGGCACGGCCGTGCCCGCCAGGGCCCGGGCCACCTCCTGGGCGCGGGCCCACGTTCGGTTCACGACGTAGATGGGGAACGCGCCCTGCTCCAGCAGGTGCCGCGCCGCCAGCTCGCCCATCTTCCCGGCGCCCAGCAGCAGGACCGCCTTGCCGGTGAGGCCCGCGAAGATCTTCTTGGCCAGCTCGACCGCGGCGAAGGAGACGGAGACGGCGTGGCGTCCGATCTCCGTCTCCGTCCGCACCCGCTTGGCCACGGCGAACGCCTGGGTGAAGAGCGTGTGGAGGGTCGGCCCGACCGTCTCGCACGACCGGGCCAGCGCGAAGGCGTCCTTGACCTGGCCGAGGATCTGGGGCTCACCGACCATCATGGAATCGAGGCTGGAGGCAACGCGAAACGCGTGGCGCACCGCCTCACCGTCGAGGTGCGTGTACAGGTAGGGTTCGAGGCTCGCCGGATCGAAGCCGCGGTGGCGGCAGAGGTGGCGGAACGCCACCGCCCGCGCCTCACCGGGTACGTCGGCCACGCCGTAGACCTCGACGCGGTTGCAGGTCGAGAGGATGAGAGCCTCGTTCACCAGGCCGGTCGCCTGGACGTCGCGCAGGATCTCGCGGAGCTTGTCCTCCTCCACCGCGAGCTGCTCGCGGACGCCGACCGGCGCGGCACGGTGGTTCAAGCCGCTGGCGAAGAGCGTCATCAGGAGCCGTGCTTGCCCGGCAGGAACAGTCCCGCGCCCAGCGTCAGCACCAGCGCGACGAATCCGACGATGGAGAAGTACGCGGCGCGCCGGCCGTGCCATCCGGCGGCGGCCCGCCCCGCCAGAGTCGCCGCGTAGATGGCCCAGGCGACGAACGAGAGCATTGCCAGGGGGTCGAAGGCGAAGACGCTGCCCCAGGCGGCGGTCGCCCACAGCGCGCCGAGGATGATGCCCGTGGTGAGGAACGGGAAGCCGACGGCGAGCGTGCGGTACGTGAGCCGGTCGAGGGTCGCGAGCGCCGGCAGCCG contains:
- the hemA gene encoding glutamyl-tRNA reductase; this translates as MTLFASGLNHRAAPVGVREQLAVEEDKLREILRDVQATGLVNEALILSTCNRVEVYGVADVPGEARAVAFRHLCRHRGFDPASLEPYLYTHLDGEAVRHAFRVASSLDSMMVGEPQILGQVKDAFALARSCETVGPTLHTLFTQAFAVAKRVRTETEIGRHAVSVSFAAVELAKKIFAGLTGKAVLLLGAGKMGELAARHLLEQGAFPIYVVNRTWARAQEVARALAGTAVPFEELPTALAAVDIAITSTGAPQPIVTREAVARIMHGRRARPLFFIDIAVPRDVEPSVGGLGNVYCYDIDDLKQVVDSNLRERAREAQRAEALVEREVAKFLARLADVAIIPTIVSLRDRLEAIRIGEVRKALARRPNASPEIREAIEAVSTAIVNKILHAPITKLRESSRAGAGRSWMELVHELFGLGRASRKSDRGWGPGD